A genomic window from Cryobacterium sp. SO2 includes:
- the ligD gene encoding non-homologous end-joining DNA ligase, translated as MVTEATEIRVAGPHGERTVRVSSPGRVLWPEVGITKLDLANYVVAVGEAFVAANGDRPVSLQRFPGGIDGEQFFSKNPPKGAPEYMRAVPVVYPSGRTHPQLVIDEPAGAVWAVQMNTVVFHPWPSRAENTDNPDQLRIDLDPQPGTDFDDAIPVALELRAVLAEAGLTAFVKTSGNRGLHVFAPIEATQEFQVVRHAVIGAAREVERRMPTAVTTAWWKEERGTRIFVDFNQANRDRTMAGAYSPRALAHAPVSCPIGWDELENTDPTLHTILTVPERLRTTGDPWARMYEQPGRIDTLLEWWERDLAAGLGELPFPPDYPKMPGEPPRVQPSRARHDP; from the coding sequence ATGGTGACAGAAGCTACCGAGATACGTGTTGCGGGGCCGCACGGGGAACGCACAGTGCGGGTGTCCAGCCCTGGCCGGGTGTTGTGGCCGGAGGTGGGCATCACCAAGCTCGACCTGGCGAACTACGTCGTGGCCGTGGGGGAGGCGTTCGTCGCGGCGAACGGCGACCGACCGGTGTCGTTGCAGCGGTTCCCCGGCGGTATCGACGGCGAGCAGTTCTTCTCGAAGAACCCGCCCAAGGGGGCGCCGGAGTACATGCGGGCGGTGCCCGTGGTGTACCCGAGCGGGCGCACGCATCCGCAGCTCGTGATCGACGAACCGGCCGGCGCCGTCTGGGCGGTGCAGATGAACACCGTGGTCTTTCACCCGTGGCCGTCGCGGGCCGAGAACACCGACAACCCCGACCAGCTGCGCATCGACCTCGACCCGCAACCGGGCACCGACTTCGACGACGCCATCCCGGTGGCCCTCGAATTGCGCGCGGTGCTCGCCGAAGCTGGCCTGACCGCGTTCGTCAAGACCTCCGGCAACCGCGGACTGCACGTCTTCGCGCCCATCGAAGCGACCCAGGAGTTCCAGGTGGTGCGGCACGCCGTGATCGGGGCCGCCCGCGAGGTCGAACGAAGGATGCCGACGGCGGTGACCACTGCCTGGTGGAAGGAGGAGCGCGGAACCCGGATCTTCGTGGACTTCAACCAGGCGAACCGGGACCGAACCATGGCGGGTGCATACAGCCCGCGGGCGCTGGCGCACGCGCCGGTGTCGTGCCCGATCGGCTGGGACGAACTCGAGAACACTGACCCCACGCTGCACACCATCCTGACCGTGCCGGAGCGGTTGCGCACGACCGGCGACCCGTGGGCGCGGATGTACGAGCAGCCCGGCCGCATCGACACACTGCTCGAGTGGTGGGAACGCGATCTGGCTGCCGGGCTCGGGGAGCTGCCGTTCCCGCCGGACTACCCCAAGATGCCGGGCGAGCCGCCCCGGGTACAGCCCAGCCGCGCGCGGCACGACCCGTAA
- a CDS encoding dihydrofolate reductase, whose protein sequence is MPSEAPLTPDAPAAPIGLIWAQAANGVIGVAGSIPWHLPEDLTRFKQITLGGAVVMGRRTWDSLPERFRPLAGRDNIVITRQDDWSADGVIVVHSLPDALAAAAPQPVWIIGGGEIYRQAMAMAGHLEVTEVDLDAVGDTVAPTVDPAFAQTAVTEWLTSRTGLRYRFLTYERLPA, encoded by the coding sequence TTGCCGTCTGAGGCTCCGTTGACACCGGATGCGCCGGCCGCGCCGATCGGCCTGATCTGGGCGCAAGCGGCGAACGGGGTCATCGGCGTCGCCGGCAGCATCCCCTGGCACCTGCCGGAGGACCTCACCCGGTTCAAGCAGATCACCCTCGGCGGTGCCGTCGTCATGGGCCGCCGCACCTGGGATTCGTTGCCCGAACGGTTCCGCCCGTTGGCCGGCCGCGACAACATCGTGATCACCCGCCAGGACGACTGGTCGGCTGACGGCGTCATCGTGGTGCACTCCCTGCCGGACGCGCTGGCCGCGGCCGCACCGCAGCCGGTCTGGATCATCGGCGGCGGCGAGATCTACCGCCAGGCGATGGCGATGGCCGGCCACCTCGAGGTGACTGAGGTCGACCTCGACGCTGTCGGCGACACCGTCGCCCCCACCGTCGACCCGGCCTTCGCCCAGACGGCCGTCACCGAATGGCTGACCTCCCGCACCGGGCTGCGCTACCGCTTCCTCACCTACGAGCGCCTCCCCGCCTGA
- a CDS encoding thymidylate synthase, protein MNTPAEPSAIATPYEDLLRLVLETGATKADRTGTGTLSVFGAQLRFDLSKGFPLITTKRVHFPSLAYELLWFLRGESNVGWLREHGVRIWNEWADEQGELGPVYGVQWRSWPTPDGGHIDQIAQVIETLKTNPDSRRIIVSAWNVADIPDMALAPCHALFQFYVADGKLSCQLYQRSADLFLGVPFNIASYALLTHLVAAQTGLEVGDFIWTGGDCHIYSNHLEQVTEQLSRTPFPAPQLKITTERDSIFDYEFEDLEVVDYVHHPAIKAPVAV, encoded by the coding sequence ATGAACACTCCAGCCGAGCCCAGCGCGATCGCCACTCCCTACGAAGACCTGCTGCGCCTGGTTCTGGAAACCGGCGCCACCAAGGCCGACCGCACCGGAACGGGCACCCTCAGTGTGTTCGGCGCCCAGCTGCGCTTCGACCTCAGTAAGGGCTTCCCGCTCATCACCACCAAGCGGGTGCACTTCCCGTCGCTGGCCTACGAACTGCTCTGGTTCCTGCGCGGCGAGAGCAACGTCGGCTGGCTGCGCGAGCACGGCGTGCGCATCTGGAACGAGTGGGCAGACGAACAGGGCGAACTCGGCCCGGTCTACGGCGTGCAGTGGCGTTCCTGGCCCACCCCGGACGGCGGCCACATCGACCAGATCGCCCAGGTCATCGAGACCCTCAAGACCAATCCGGACTCCCGCCGCATCATCGTGTCGGCGTGGAACGTGGCCGACATCCCCGACATGGCGCTGGCGCCGTGTCACGCGCTGTTCCAGTTCTACGTGGCCGACGGCAAGCTGTCCTGCCAGCTCTACCAGCGCAGTGCCGACCTGTTCCTCGGCGTGCCGTTCAACATCGCCAGCTACGCGCTGCTCACCCACCTCGTCGCCGCCCAGACCGGCCTCGAGGTCGGCGACTTCATCTGGACAGGCGGCGACTGCCACATCTACTCCAACCACCTCGAGCAGGTCACCGAACAGCTCAGCCGCACGCCGTTCCCGGCGCCCCAGCTCAAGATCACCACCGAGCGCGACAGCATCTTCGACTACGAGTTCGAGGACCTCGAAGTCGTCGACTACGTCCACCACCCGGCGATCAAGGCTCCAGTTGCCGTCTGA
- a CDS encoding glutamine amidotransferase: MKPFLLLATRSEDEAADDEYAGFLAAGGLRPEQLHRVRLEAAPMPPISLADYSGVIVGGSPFNASDPAESKSAVQLRVERELAGLLDAVVAQDFPFLGACYGIGLLTSYLDGVVDDTWSEVAGPIPVSLTAEGAADQLFGRVAPTFEAFVGHKEACTVLPTGAVLLATGADCPVQAFRIGQNIYATQFHPELTQAGILTRLRVYHDNGYFEPDAYDDVIAAIDASTVTEPATIMKAFVERFGTPDLLTPRP; this comes from the coding sequence GTGAAGCCCTTTCTGCTGCTGGCGACCCGCTCCGAAGATGAAGCCGCGGACGACGAATACGCCGGCTTCCTGGCGGCCGGCGGCTTGCGCCCCGAGCAGCTGCACCGCGTGCGCCTCGAGGCCGCGCCGATGCCGCCCATCTCCCTCGCCGACTACTCCGGTGTGATCGTGGGCGGCAGCCCGTTCAACGCGAGCGACCCGGCCGAGTCCAAGTCGGCGGTGCAGCTCCGGGTGGAGCGGGAGCTCGCCGGTCTGCTCGACGCCGTGGTGGCGCAGGACTTCCCGTTTCTCGGCGCCTGCTACGGCATCGGACTGCTCACCAGCTATCTGGACGGTGTCGTCGACGACACCTGGTCTGAGGTGGCCGGGCCCATTCCGGTGAGCCTTACCGCCGAGGGTGCGGCCGATCAGCTCTTCGGCCGGGTCGCACCGACCTTCGAAGCGTTCGTGGGCCACAAGGAGGCCTGCACGGTGCTGCCGACCGGCGCTGTGCTGCTGGCCACCGGCGCTGACTGCCCGGTGCAGGCCTTCAGAATCGGCCAGAACATCTACGCCACCCAGTTCCACCCCGAGCTCACCCAGGCCGGCATCCTCACCCGGCTGCGGGTCTATCACGACAACGGTTACTTCGAGCCGGATGCCTACGACGACGTGATCGCCGCGATCGACGCCTCAACGGTGACCGAGCCCGCCACCATCATGAAGGCCTTCGTGGAGCGGTTCGGCACTCCGGATCTCCTCACTCCTCGCCCGTGA
- a CDS encoding CotH kinase family protein — MRQPHPRSLNGRSPRASRGSRAAAKPVAAVLIGVIALGGLAACDSTTATTSSSLTAEQAAALVGSDFYDTSLVHSITIDYDDADYQAMLDAYTETGDKGWISATVTIDGAVFEQVGLRLKGNSSLRGIGEDTEAAPDTSTDAPADDSGDGSVSTDDPETLPWLIRLDKYVDGQSYQDRTEFIVRGNTTESSLNEAVALELIGLSGLETEKSAAVRLSVNGGDDTLRLVMESIDDDLWNDDTFENDGITYKADSGGDYSYRGDDPAEYTDIFDQKTGDDDLTPLMEFLDFINNSDDATFAAGLGDYLDVDAFATYLAMEDLTANTDDIDGPGNNSYLRYDSTTGLMTVVAWDANLSFGTMNAGGGMGGGTPPDRAVPDGAVPEGGIPTGGMPDGAGGGAMGGDNVLATRFLADDSFSALVDTETATLTASLYDSGDAQAVLDRWAALLEDQAGDLISSDTLQSESDAIATYFTGEE; from the coding sequence ATGCGTCAGCCTCACCCCCGCAGCCTGAATGGCCGCTCGCCACGCGCGTCGCGCGGTTCGCGGGCGGCCGCCAAGCCGGTTGCCGCCGTTCTGATCGGCGTCATCGCCCTGGGCGGTCTCGCGGCCTGCGACTCGACCACAGCCACCACCTCGTCGTCGCTCACCGCAGAGCAGGCCGCGGCGCTGGTCGGTTCGGACTTCTACGACACCAGCCTCGTGCACTCGATCACCATCGACTACGACGATGCCGACTACCAGGCCATGCTCGATGCCTACACCGAGACCGGCGACAAGGGCTGGATCTCGGCGACCGTCACCATCGACGGCGCGGTCTTCGAGCAGGTGGGACTGCGGCTCAAGGGCAACTCCAGCCTGCGCGGCATCGGCGAGGACACCGAGGCCGCTCCCGACACCAGCACGGACGCACCCGCTGACGACAGCGGTGACGGATCCGTGAGCACCGACGATCCGGAAACGCTGCCCTGGCTGATCCGGCTCGACAAGTACGTCGACGGCCAGTCTTACCAGGACCGCACCGAGTTCATCGTGCGCGGCAACACCACGGAGTCCTCGCTCAACGAGGCCGTTGCCCTGGAACTCATCGGCCTCAGCGGGCTCGAAACCGAGAAGTCCGCGGCCGTGCGGCTGAGCGTGAATGGGGGCGACGACACCCTCCGACTCGTCATGGAAAGCATCGACGACGACCTCTGGAACGACGACACCTTCGAGAATGACGGCATCACCTACAAGGCCGACTCCGGCGGCGATTACAGTTACCGCGGCGACGACCCCGCGGAGTACACCGACATCTTCGACCAGAAGACCGGCGATGACGACCTCACCCCGCTGATGGAGTTCCTCGACTTCATCAACAATTCCGATGACGCCACCTTCGCCGCCGGGCTGGGCGACTATCTCGACGTCGACGCGTTCGCCACCTACCTGGCCATGGAGGACCTGACGGCGAACACCGACGACATCGACGGCCCCGGCAATAACTCCTACCTGCGCTACGACAGCACGACCGGTCTCATGACTGTGGTGGCGTGGGACGCCAACCTCTCCTTCGGCACCATGAACGCCGGCGGCGGCATGGGCGGCGGCACCCCGCCCGACCGTGCGGTGCCCGACGGGGCGGTGCCAGAGGGCGGGATTCCCACGGGCGGCATGCCGGACGGGGCTGGCGGCGGTGCGATGGGCGGCGACAACGTCCTGGCGACCCGGTTCCTCGCCGATGACAGCTTCTCGGCGCTTGTCGACACCGAGACCGCCACGCTCACGGCCAGCCTCTACGACAGCGGTGATGCGCAGGCGGTGCTCGACCGGTGGGCCGCGCTGCTCGAGGACCAGGCCGGCGACCTGATCTCCAGCGACACCCTGCAGAGCGAGTCGGACGCCATCGCGACCTACTTCACGGGCGAGGAGTGA
- a CDS encoding response regulator transcription factor, producing MTDPTTDTDSDTPCDLTVVIVDDHSIFRSGLRSELDAKIRVLGEAATVEEAIAVVTATQPRVVLLDVHLPGGTGGGGAEVIRGAAPLAPATLFLALSVSDAADDVVTVIRAGARGYITKSSSGAEVSDAARRVAGGDAVFSPRLAGFVLDAFGAVTGETAATNDELDRLSAREQEVMRLIARGYAYKEVASALFISPKTVETHVSAVLRKLQLSSRHELTAWATARKLL from the coding sequence ATGACCGACCCGACCACCGACACCGACTCCGACACTCCCTGCGATCTCACCGTCGTGATCGTCGACGATCACTCGATCTTCAGGTCGGGACTGCGGTCAGAGCTGGATGCGAAAATCCGGGTGCTCGGCGAGGCGGCGACAGTGGAGGAAGCAATCGCGGTGGTCACCGCCACGCAGCCGCGGGTGGTGCTGCTGGACGTGCACCTGCCCGGCGGCACCGGCGGTGGCGGTGCTGAGGTCATCCGTGGCGCCGCCCCGCTGGCACCGGCGACCCTGTTCCTGGCGCTGAGTGTGTCGGATGCGGCGGATGACGTGGTCACCGTCATCCGTGCCGGTGCCCGCGGCTACATCACCAAGAGTTCGTCTGGCGCCGAGGTCTCTGACGCCGCCAGGCGGGTGGCCGGCGGGGACGCCGTCTTCTCGCCGCGCCTGGCCGGGTTCGTGCTCGACGCGTTCGGTGCGGTCACCGGCGAGACCGCGGCGACCAACGACGAACTCGACAGGCTGTCGGCGCGCGAGCAGGAGGTGATGCGGCTGATCGCCCGCGGCTACGCCTACAAGGAGGTGGCCAGCGCGCTGTTCATCTCCCCCAAGACCGTGGAGACCCATGTGTCGGCGGTGCTGCGGAAGCTGCAACTCTCCAGCCGGCACGAACTCACCGCGTGGGCGACGGCACGCAAACTGCTCTGA